TAATAATTTTTGTGGCACAGGGTATTTTTTTTTGAAGGAATTCTCATAGCCAATCACCTTAAGTTCATCATTGTCGACTACAAAAATATTGTGTAGAGAGGCGTCTATCATGGTAATTTTTGCTTGTTTTAATTTCTTTAATATAGATAGAAGTTTCTCTACTATAAAACTAGGCATATACATACAATCTTTAAGGTATTCTTTTAAGGTTGGAGCATTAAAATATTCCATGACTATATAGTTTGATCCAGTATCATATACTACAGGCATAAAGGGAAAATTTTGCCCATTTTTAAGGACTTTTCCTTCTATTTTTGCTTGTGCCGGGTCTGAATAAATTTTCACACATTTATCTTCTGCAATTTTAAATACAGCACCTTGAGTTCCCATACCTATCAGTGGATAGGTAGTGGGATTGTGAATTTCTAAATTTTTTTTACCTTTGGCTACGGTAATCGCTTTGAAATCCTTCATGATTATCCTCCTAATCTCACATCTTTCGCTTATTATTGAAGCTGTTCGATATAACCAAGAGCTTTTTTCACATTTTGGGTTCTTTGTTGTTTTTTATCTTCTTTATGAGAGACTACCGTTTCTTCATCTTTAAGCTGATGTTGAAGTTGTTGAATATAATTAAGAGCTTTTTTTACGTTTTGGATTCTTTGTGTTTCTTTATCTTTTTTACGAGAGACTACTATTTCTTCATCTTTAAACTGATGTTGAAGTTGTTGAATATAATTGCTAGGTGTTTTTTTGTTTTTTTTTCGAGGCAAAATTGAATTCTTTTTATAAGGACCTATTAGTTCATCATAAAATTCAGCTTGCTGTTGAAGCTGTTGAACGAGGCTAAAGTTTTCTTCGATTTTTTTACGAGCCGCTAATGTATAGGATTTCCACATATCTCTATTTGTTAGCATAAATTCAAGAGCATTTGCCAGCGCATCTACATTATTTTCTTGTACTAATATGCCTTCCTTATTATTTGTTATTAATTCAGGGATGCCCGCATGGTCAGTCGAAATCACTGGTACCCCAAGCGCCATAGCTTCTTTTAATGTATTAGGTATACCTTCTATATCTCCATTAAAAGCTTCTAAGCTAGCTGCGCAAAATATATCTGCATTGTTCATTTGTTCTCGTACGTGATCTTTAGGGAGGTGATTTAATAAACGAAAAGAGTTTCCTAAGTTAAGTTGAATCGCCAAGGACTTTATATATTCTTCCAGTTCTCCTCTTCCAATAATTGTGAGTGTGGCTTTTGGAAATTCACCTTTAATCTTTTTAAACGCTTTCATTAAGATGTGGTGTCCTTTTTTCTCTACTAATCTACCAACAGATAAAATGTTTTGAGTTCCCTCTTTCTGGAGAGTTTGATAATTGTATTGGCTAAGGTCAACACCACCATATAACACCCTAATTTTTTCTGGAGGACAGCCCCAAGCAATTAGCCTATCGGCTAAATACTTGCATACTGGAAAGAAACGTTCCCCTTGACCAAAAAGCAATTTCATGTTTTCAAGATAACCAATAGGCTGATTAGCTAGCGTCGCATCCCTTCCTCGAATACTTGTTACCAATGGAAGGTTTGTTTCAATTTTAAAAGGAAGTAACAACATCCCTAATTGACCATGATGAGCATGTAAGAGTGAGATATTATTTTTTTTCACATATTCTTTTGGAGAAAAGATATCACTGAAATAATGAACTTTCTCATTCAAAAGAGAAAGATCTGTCATATATTGTGGTTGTCGCACCATATGGATGTAATTATAATTAGGAATTTCTCTAATCTGGGAGATGTATTGGGTCGGATCGACTCTTAAGTTCAAATGTAAAGTTGTATGCAATTAAATGTTCTCCTTTCAATTATAGTAAGCAAATTTTTAGGTATTTTATGCATAGTTTTTTATGCGTACCTAGGCTAAATGATAATAAATTTCTGGTTCTGTTGCAAAGTATTAGAGTAAAACTATTTGGGCTATACTTGGATAGAAAATTTCTTTAATCACCTCTAGTCAGAGTGCTTTCATTTGTATGTTTTCCGACAGAAGAATCCACTTCAAAAAGGTATCGTTGTCAAATAATCGTTTTAGATGGGATATGAATGTCGTTAGGTGTAATATTACATTTTTTTGTAAAATATAGATCATATAAGAAAGTAAGAGACAATTTATGTTAATCAAGGAAGCGTATAAATTGCGTGGCTACCCATATCAAGAACAACCTATCAAGCAGCTGATATTTTTTACACTATTTTAAGAAATAGAACGATGCTCCATAATCCAAGCCCAAGCGCAATAAATATATGGAGATCTTGCTGTGATAGGCAATTGAATAAAATCACCGGAATTTGGACTTGTGAATCTTGCAAAGATTCTTGAAGTAACGATACCATATTTTAAATGCGACTAATAGACGGAATTCAAATGATAAATACTTTGTTTCTTAATTAGTGAGACAGAAGAGAAAACTACCTAAAACAGAAATTTTTGTGGGGCTTGATATGGGATGAAAGGATTTTGCTATGTTTTCAAATAGAACTATATATAAAGATCCTAAATTCTTCCGCAAATTAATAAGGTTATTAGAGGTACAACGAATCCTTTTTAGAAGGAAGAAAGGACCTTCAAACTGGCAGAAACAACGTATAAAGTTGACAAAAAACCATGAACATATTAAAAAATACCAAAAAGTATTACTGGATAAAATCTCTACCAAAATCATTAAAAACCAAGATATAATTGGTATTGAAAATCTATAAGTAATATGCTCAAAGCGGTAAATCGATCGAAATTACGTAATCCGTTGGAATATAAAGCAAGTTGTGATCGCATTTGAAATGTTTGTTATCAATAAGCTATGCTCGGATTGTGATTAACAAAATAAATATGTTAAACGTCTCAAGCTTTGTTAGTGGAAATGCTTTTCTTGCGACACACATCATGGTTGGGATATTAACATAGGAGTGAATTTTAGAAACGAAGTGATTCACCTTCTAACCGCAGGAACTACGAGGATAACCTAGTTTATATACTTAAGAATCTCCCACCGATAGGACGTTTAGTGGAGAGTAATTCAATTCATTCAAATAAAAATTGCTGGTCTTCCTACTGGATAATATTCAATCTTTTTACAAGCCCGGATTTGATTTTCTTCCAAACAATTTCTACCATCAAAAACAATCGGTTGTCTCATTATTTTTATCAATTCCTCAAGTTCTAAACATCTAAACTCACTCCATTCTGTTACAATGAATATTGCATCTGCATCCACTATTGCTTCAAGAACTGAATTGGCAAACTTAATTGTATCTCCTAATATGTTTTTTGCATTATCAATAGCAGCTGGATCATAAGCTACTACTTCTGCCCCCAGTTTGACTAATGAATGCACAATCTTGATTGATGGCGCTTCCCTCATATCGTCTGTCTCTGGTTTGAAAGCAAGCCCCAGCATCGTAATCTTTTTCCCTTTTAAATCCTTCAAGCGATTTATTGCTTTCGTTACAAGAAGCTCCTGCTGAAAATCATTAATGGCTACTGTTTCTTTTAACAGGGAAAAAGGGATTCCGTGTAACTTAGCGGTATGAAGCAAAGCTTTAACGTCCTTCGGAAAACAAGATCCACCATAACCAATACCAGGTTGTAAAAAAGCTTCTCCAATCCTTTTATCTTTTCCCATTCCCTTTACCACATCTTTAACATCTGCCCCTACTACCTCGCATAAATTAGCAATCTCATTGATAAAACTAATCTTAGTTGCTAAATAAGCATTTGATGCATACTTAATCATCTCTGCGCTTTTAATACTTGTTAATAAAAATGGGACATTCAGTGGAAGATAAATTTCTTGTACTTTTTTTGCCACTTCTTCATTTTCAGATCCAATTATAATTCGGTCTGGCTTCAGCGTATCCATAATGGCGGATCCTTGCCTTAAGAACTCAGGGTTTGAAACCATTTCAATGGTCACATTTTCGTTACATATATCCACCATAATTTTTTTGATAAGCTCATTCGTACCAACAGGTACTGTACTTTTCAATACAATTACAGCATTCTGTGCCAGGTTTGTAGCAATATACTTTGCAGCTTGCTCAAGGTAAGATAAATTTGCTCTCCCGTCCTCCATTTGTGGTGTTCCTACGGCAATGATGATAATCTCAACACCATTTAATGCTTCTCGATGGGATGTTGTAAATAGCAACCTTCCAGCTGTAGCATTTTGAGTAAGCAAAGTCTCCAGACCTGGCTCATATATTGGAGAAATCCCTTGATTCAAGCTCTTAATTTTTTGCTCATCTGTATCGATACAAATGACACTATGCCCTATTTCTGACAAACAAACACCTGTAGATAGCCCGACATACCCTGTACCTAAAATAGCTATTTTCATATTATTCAAACTCTCTCTTTGTAATTTGATTTTTTTCTTGTGTATTTATGTCCCTTAAATATGCAAGAACTTCATTTCTTATATCATCCCTTTGCAAAGCAAAGTCTATTGTTGCCTTTATAAATCCAACTTTATCACCAATGTCATATCTATTCCCCTCAAAGTTATAAGCTAATACTGCTTGCTCCTTATTCAACTCATTTATAGCATCTGTTAGTTGTAGTTCATCACTAACTTGATCAACTGAGAGTTTTGTTAGGATTTTAAAAATTTCAGGTCTTAGTACATAACGTCCCATTATTGCATATCTGGAAGGGGCCACTTCCTTTTTTGGTTTTTCCACTAAACAATCGACACTAAAAAGATTAGGTTGAATCATCGTCCCTTTTGGCTTAATAATGCCATATTTACTGATATCCTTTTCTGGTACGCTCTGTATTGCCACAATGGAGCTATTACAATACTCAAAAATATCGATAATTTGCTTTAGACAGGGCTTTTCGGACATAACGATGTCATCCCCTAACAAAACAGCAAAAGGTTCATTTCCAATAAAGCTTTGAGCGCAGAGTATTGCGTGTCCTAGCCCTTTCGGTTCCTTTTGACGAACATAATAGATTGTTGCTAAACTAGATATTTGCTGAACTTCCTTTAAAATATCTAGTTTTTCTTTTTTTAAAAGTGCATCTTCTAACTCATAGGATTTATCAAAGTGATCCTCTATTGATCTTTTACCTCTACCTATTATGATTATAATTTCCTCTATCCCTGAAGCTACAGCTTCTTCTACAATATATTGAATTGTAGGTTTATCAACAATTGGCAGCATCTCCTTGGCCTGAGCTTTTGTTGCAGGCAAAAATCTAGTCCCGAGGCCTGCGGCCGGGATAATCGCCCTTCGAATTTTCATAGAATACCTCCTTTTTACATCCCTTAGTCTTTTATATGCTAAAGATTAACTATCGATCTAGTTAGTTGCCTAGATAATAATTTTTTATATAGAAAAATCCATCCAGGATTTTATCGCAATGGAAAGAGTTTAAATAAGTGTTTTTGTATAAATTATGAATAGTTTCTATCGCTTTTAAGGTACGGGAAGCATGACGAAGACCTGAAATCCCGTAGCCTTGTTATGTAGTACACTTCATACCACTTATAATATAGTCTCATCTGGTTTCAAAAGTACACGTGGAATTTTAATAAATTCAATTACTATATTCATAAATAAACTTAACGCATAATCGTCTTGGTTGAATAGCACACCTTCACTCTTTTAGAAGATTAGAAAAATCAAGTTAGTCTAAGTAGAAATAATATTAACGGCCTACAGCTACCACATCGCCCTCTGGTTTAAATTTTTTTAAACCTCTATTCAATAAACCCTGCACCATATTTTTTGAATATCCATCTTTATTTTGAAAATTTTGTAACCGAAGCTGTATCCATAATTCTTTCACTTTGTTATTAGTTAAAAAAATCCGTTTCAAAACCGTGACATTGGTGGATTTTTTATATTATGAATAAGTACACTCTCATTTTTTTCATCTGTGAATATAGTAAATATAGGAAATGAAAAAGGTGGGATACGTAAATGGGAAACTTTTTTTACGATGATTATGAACATAGAGAAAAGAAAGATTACTTTTATAATTATGAAAATTACAAAAAAAATAATTCCTTTTTTGATTATGATTATGGTGAAAGACGTAAAAAGGAAAGTAATAGAAGGGATAATTATAGGTTTTCTGCACCTATATGTAATTTTTTTAAGATATTAAAATCTGGTGATGATGTAAATACACTAATTATTAGTGGAAAATCCCATTCTGTGGATGCCTTTGTAAGTTTTGATGAACAGACCGGTATCATAACATTTGTGAAAGATAATGGTGCAGTATTTATTGTAGGTTGCAATCAAATTGATGCAATCATAATTGATAATTAGTTTTATTAAATTAATGAAATAATTTAGTTGCAATTCTTTAACAATACAATAAAATTGATTTCGATGTAAAAACTTCAAAATATCTGTAAGAAACCTAATACGCCGGAACGTATTAGTACTCTAAAAAATGCAATCATTATTAATAAATTTAATCTATTTAAATGTATACATTATTATCCAGGGATTATTTTACTAACGGTAATTTGGTTATCTGCGGTACGGTTCGAGTTCTTTTGACCTCACGGAAACTTATCCAAACTATTTTTCACGGGGTCCATCAACATGGACCCGCATTTGATAAAAAATCACGTCGTTATTTCTTAAAAACATTGAGTCTTGACGAGACGATGAAACATATATCAAAGTGAAGTGACAATGGGCGTACTTATTCCGAAATACTGATTGTTCAGGAAACAGCTATTGACTTTATCTATAGTAAAAAAAGAGATAAAAAGAATGCAAAGCGTTTTTTTAGAAGGCTTTGCATTCTTTTCATGTCTCAAAACCTAGTATCATCACGGTTGATAAGAACCTTGCTTATCCAATTGCCATCGAGCAATCAATAAAGATGGACACACATTGAATATTCATCTTTTTCTAGAGCTTAGATAAATATCCAATATAATTTATATTATTGTTTAAGCTTATATTTGTTCAGGATAGTTCAAATTATTAGGATAGCTCGAATCATGGTTAACATAAGAGTTGGAATTGTTAGGATTG
The Bacillus thuringiensis DNA segment above includes these coding regions:
- a CDS encoding glycosyltransferase, giving the protein MHTTLHLNLRVDPTQYISQIREIPNYNYIHMVRQPQYMTDLSLLNEKVHYFSDIFSPKEYVKKNNISLLHAHHGQLGMLLLPFKIETNLPLVTSIRGRDATLANQPIGYLENMKLLFGQGERFFPVCKYLADRLIAWGCPPEKIRVLYGGVDLSQYNYQTLQKEGTQNILSVGRLVEKKGHHILMKAFKKIKGEFPKATLTIIGRGELEEYIKSLAIQLNLGNSFRLLNHLPKDHVREQMNNADIFCAASLEAFNGDIEGIPNTLKEAMALGVPVISTDHAGIPELITNNKEGILVQENNVDALANALEFMLTNRDMWKSYTLAARKKIEENFSLVQQLQQQAEFYDELIGPYKKNSILPRKKNKKTPSNYIQQLQHQFKDEEIVVSRKKDKETQRIQNVKKALNYIQQLQHQLKDEETVVSHKEDKKQQRTQNVKKALGYIEQLQ
- a CDS encoding UDP-glucose dehydrogenase family protein, translating into MKIAILGTGYVGLSTGVCLSEIGHSVICIDTDEQKIKSLNQGISPIYEPGLETLLTQNATAGRLLFTTSHREALNGVEIIIIAVGTPQMEDGRANLSYLEQAAKYIATNLAQNAVIVLKSTVPVGTNELIKKIMVDICNENVTIEMVSNPEFLRQGSAIMDTLKPDRIIIGSENEEVAKKVQEIYLPLNVPFLLTSIKSAEMIKYASNAYLATKISFINEIANLCEVVGADVKDVVKGMGKDKRIGEAFLQPGIGYGGSCFPKDVKALLHTAKLHGIPFSLLKETVAINDFQQELLVTKAINRLKDLKGKKITMLGLAFKPETDDMREAPSIKIVHSLVKLGAEVVAYDPAAIDNAKNILGDTIKFANSVLEAIVDADAIFIVTEWSEFRCLELEELIKIMRQPIVFDGRNCLEENQIRACKKIEYYPVGRPAIFI
- the galU gene encoding UTP--glucose-1-phosphate uridylyltransferase GalU codes for the protein MKIRRAIIPAAGLGTRFLPATKAQAKEMLPIVDKPTIQYIVEEAVASGIEEIIIIIGRGKRSIEDHFDKSYELEDALLKKEKLDILKEVQQISSLATIYYVRQKEPKGLGHAILCAQSFIGNEPFAVLLGDDIVMSEKPCLKQIIDIFEYCNSSIVAIQSVPEKDISKYGIIKPKGTMIQPNLFSVDCLVEKPKKEVAPSRYAIMGRYVLRPEIFKILTKLSVDQVSDELQLTDAINELNKEQAVLAYNFEGNRYDIGDKVGFIKATIDFALQRDDIRNEVLAYLRDINTQEKNQITKREFE